In Phyllostomus discolor isolate MPI-MPIP mPhyDis1 chromosome 2, mPhyDis1.pri.v3, whole genome shotgun sequence, the following are encoded in one genomic region:
- the TRMU gene encoding mitochondrial tRNA-specific 2-thiouridylase 1 isoform X2 has translation MLAARHVVCALSGGVDSAVAALLLRRRGYQVTGVFMKNWDALEEQGVCTADRDCEDAYRVCQVLDIPFHHVSYVKEYWNDVFSDFLSEYEKGRTPNPDIVCNKHIKFKCFFDYALGNLGADAVATGHYARTSLEDEEVFQQKHVRRPEGLFRNRFEVRNAVQLLQAADSLKDQTFFLSQVSQEALRRTLFPLGGLTKGFVKKIAAENGLQHVLQRKESMGVCFVGKRNFENFILQYLQPRPGRFVSIEDGRVLGAHKGWFLFTLGQRARIGGLREPWYVAEKDGATGDVFVAPRTDHPALYRDLLRTGRVHWIAEEPPAALVRDKMMECHFRFRHQMALVPCVLTLNQDGTVWVTAVKAVRALALGQFAVFYRGGECLGSGKILRLGPSAYTLKRGQGQPAAATEGPGDGPASNPAT, from the exons ATGCTGGCGGCGCGGCACGTCGTGTGCGCCCTCTCCGGCGGCGTGGACAGCGCCGTGGCCGCGCTGCTGCTGAGGCGGAGAG gcTACCAGGTGACGGGGGTGTTCATGAAGAACTGGGACGCGCTGGAGGAGCAGGGCGTGTGCACAGCCGACAGAGATTGCGAGGATGCGTACCGGGTCTGCCAGGTCCTGGACATCCCCTTCCACCACGTGTCCTACGTGAAGGAGTACTGGAACGACGTGTTCAG CGATTTTCTGAGTGAGTACGAGAAGGGGAGGACGCCCAACCCGGACATCGTCTGCAACAAGCACATCAAGTTCAAGTGCTTCTTCGATTATGCTCTGGGAAATCTCG GAGCTGACGCTGTTGCCACGGGCCACTACGCGAGGACCTCGCTGGAGGACGAAGAGGTCTTCCAGCAGAAGCACGTCCGCAGGCCGGAAGGGCTTTTCCGGAACCGGTTCGAGGTCAGAAACG CGGTGCAGCTCCTCCAGGCAGCCGACAGCCTTAAAGACCAGACCTTCTTTCTCAGCCAGGTTTCCCAGGAGGCCCTGAGGAGaaccctcttccctctgggggGGCTAACCAAAGGTTTTGTAAAGAAAATAGCCGCTGAGAACGGACTCCAGCACGTGCTGCAGAGGAAGGAG agCATGGGCGTCTGCTTCGTTGGCAAGAGAAACTTTGAGAACTTCATCCTCCAG TACCTGCAGCCTCGGCCCGGCCGGTTCGTCTCCATAGAAGACGGCCGAGTCCTGGGAGCGCACAAAG GCTGGTTCCTGTTCACGCTGGGCCAGAGGGCCAGGATCGGCGGCCTGCGCGAGCCCTGGTACGTGGCGGAGAAGGACGGCGCCACGGGCGACGTGTTCGTG gcCCCCCGCACGGACCACCCGGCCCTGTATAGGGACCTGCTGCGCACCGGCCGTGTGCACTGGATCGCCGAGGAGCCGCCCGCTGCCCTGGTCCGCGACAAGATGATGGAGTGCCACTTCCGCTTCCGCCACCAGATGGCGCTAG TGCCCTGCGTGCTGACCCTCAATCAGGACGGCACCGTGTGGGTGACGGCCGTGAAGGCTGTGCGGGCCCTCGCCCTGGGGCAG ttcGCCGTGTTTTACCGCGGGGGCGAGTGCCTGGGCAGCGGGAAGATCCTGCGGCTGGGGCCGTCCGCCTACACCCTGAAGCGGGGCCAGGGCCAGCCTGCAGCCGCCACGGAGGGCCCCGGCGACGGCCCAGCCTCCAACCCCGCAACCTGA
- the TRMU gene encoding mitochondrial tRNA-specific 2-thiouridylase 1 isoform X1 — protein sequence MKNWDALEEQGVCTADRDCEDAYRVCQVLDIPFHHVSYVKEYWNDVFSDFLSEYEKGRTPNPDIVCNKHIKFKCFFDYALGNLGADAVATGHYARTSLEDEEVFQQKHVRRPEGLFRNRFEVRNAVQLLQAADSLKDQTFFLSQVSQEALRRTLFPLGGLTKGFVKKIAAENGLQHVLQRKESMGVCFVGKRNFENFILQYLQPRPGRFVSIEDGRVLGAHKGWFLFTLGQRARIGGLREPWYVAEKDGATGDVFVAPRTDHPALYRDLLRTGRVHWIAEEPPAALVRDKMMECHFRFRHQMALVPCVLTLNQDGTVWVTAVKAVRALALGQFAVFYRGGECLGSGKILRLGPSAYTLKRGQGQPAAATEGPGDGPASNPAT from the exons ATGAAGAACTGGGACGCGCTGGAGGAGCAGGGCGTGTGCACAGCCGACAGAGATTGCGAGGATGCGTACCGGGTCTGCCAGGTCCTGGACATCCCCTTCCACCACGTGTCCTACGTGAAGGAGTACTGGAACGACGTGTTCAG CGATTTTCTGAGTGAGTACGAGAAGGGGAGGACGCCCAACCCGGACATCGTCTGCAACAAGCACATCAAGTTCAAGTGCTTCTTCGATTATGCTCTGGGAAATCTCG GAGCTGACGCTGTTGCCACGGGCCACTACGCGAGGACCTCGCTGGAGGACGAAGAGGTCTTCCAGCAGAAGCACGTCCGCAGGCCGGAAGGGCTTTTCCGGAACCGGTTCGAGGTCAGAAACG CGGTGCAGCTCCTCCAGGCAGCCGACAGCCTTAAAGACCAGACCTTCTTTCTCAGCCAGGTTTCCCAGGAGGCCCTGAGGAGaaccctcttccctctgggggGGCTAACCAAAGGTTTTGTAAAGAAAATAGCCGCTGAGAACGGACTCCAGCACGTGCTGCAGAGGAAGGAG agCATGGGCGTCTGCTTCGTTGGCAAGAGAAACTTTGAGAACTTCATCCTCCAG TACCTGCAGCCTCGGCCCGGCCGGTTCGTCTCCATAGAAGACGGCCGAGTCCTGGGAGCGCACAAAG GCTGGTTCCTGTTCACGCTGGGCCAGAGGGCCAGGATCGGCGGCCTGCGCGAGCCCTGGTACGTGGCGGAGAAGGACGGCGCCACGGGCGACGTGTTCGTG gcCCCCCGCACGGACCACCCGGCCCTGTATAGGGACCTGCTGCGCACCGGCCGTGTGCACTGGATCGCCGAGGAGCCGCCCGCTGCCCTGGTCCGCGACAAGATGATGGAGTGCCACTTCCGCTTCCGCCACCAGATGGCGCTAG TGCCCTGCGTGCTGACCCTCAATCAGGACGGCACCGTGTGGGTGACGGCCGTGAAGGCTGTGCGGGCCCTCGCCCTGGGGCAG ttcGCCGTGTTTTACCGCGGGGGCGAGTGCCTGGGCAGCGGGAAGATCCTGCGGCTGGGGCCGTCCGCCTACACCCTGAAGCGGGGCCAGGGCCAGCCTGCAGCCGCCACGGAGGGCCCCGGCGACGGCCCAGCCTCCAACCCCGCAACCTGA